The proteins below come from a single Malus sylvestris chromosome 3, drMalSylv7.2, whole genome shotgun sequence genomic window:
- the LOC126617174 gene encoding uncharacterized protein LOC126617174 yields MAGSGGAEVRTPIFSGENYEFWRIKMVTIFKSHGLWNLVEKGISVPDSKKKKAKTDEDTDVDADDDERMAAIFMKDAKALGIIQSAVSDQIFPRIANADSAKLAWDLLYGEYHGGDQVRSVKLQNLRREFEYTRMRDDESLTGYLTRLNDLINQMKTFGETLSNERLVQKVLISLTKIYDPICLVIENTKCLESVELQEVLAILKSQEQRFDLHSSDATERAFSSLTVNSKGQNRSYAQSSNFKSQRNWNQKGKKWDSKPKFQQKSFTNVAQNNASSQVMSQEDIKGSPNVITVISLVIGLENAL; encoded by the exons ATGGCTGGATCTGGAGGTGCTGAAGTGAGGACCCCGATCTTCTccggtgagaactacgagttctgGAGAATCAAAATGGTTACCATTTTCAAGTCACATGGACTATGGAATCTGGTGGAAAAAGGGATTTCGGTTCccgattcgaagaagaagaaagctaaGACTGATGAAGATACAGATGTTGATGCTGACGATGATGAGAGAATGGCTGCAATCTTCATGAAAGATGCAAAAGCTCTCGGAATCATTCAAAGCGCAGTCTCCGATCAGATCTTCCCTCGAATCGCAAACGCAGACTCAGCAAAATTGGCATGGGATTTGTTATATGGCGAATATCACGGTGGGGATCAGGTAAGATCTGTGAAACTCCAAAATCTCAGACGAGAATTTGAATACACTAGAATGCGTGATGATGAATCCTTGACTGGGTATCTTACTCGTTTGAATGATCTGATTAATCAAATGAAGACGTTTGGTGAAACTTTGTCAAATGAGAGATTAGTTCAGAAGGTGTTAATCAGTCTCACTAAGATATATGATCCTATATGCTTAGTGATAGAAAACACCAAATGTTTAGAATCTGTTGAACTGCAAGAGGTCCTAGCTATATTGAAGAGTCAAGAGCAGAGGTTTGATTTGCATTCCTCAGATGCAACTGAGAGAGCATTTTCTTCTCTTACTGTTAATTCAAAAGGGCAGAATCGAAGTTATGCTCAGTCTAGTAATTTTAAATCACAGAGAAATTGGAATCAAAAGGGTAAGAAGTGGGATTCAAAACCAAAGTTTCAGCAAAAATCATTCACAAATGTTGCACAGAATAATGCTTCCTCACAGGTTATGAGTCAAGAGG ATATAAAGGGAAGCCCAAATGTTATAACTGTGATAAGTTTGGTCATTGGGCTAGAGAATGCACTATAG